The Rathayibacter caricis DSM 15933 genomic sequence GAGGGTCTGATCGGCGACGAGCACCTCAGCGGCGAGACCGCCGAGCGCGTCCGCCGGATCCTCGAGGAGTGCGGTGCCCGCGGGTTCGCCGAGTCCCTCGCCGGCGACTTCGCGAACCGCGCCTGGGAGGCGCTGAACACTCCCGCGGTCTCGGAGGCGTTCCGCGTCGAGGTCCGCCCGCTCGTCGCGAGCGTGGTCGGACGCACCCGATGACCCTCGTCGTGCGCGGCCGCCACGCGCGGCCCTCCGCACCGATGACCCCCCGCACATCCACGACCCGTACGGTGGCACGATGACCCGGCAGAGCGAACTGTACGACCGAGTCGCGCACGAGGCGTCCGCGCAGGTGATCCGCAGCTACTCCACGTCGTTCGGACTCGCCACGCGGCTGCTGGGGCGCGGCGTCCGCGAGCGCGTCGAGGACGTCTACGCCCTGGTGCGCGTGGCCGACGAGATCGTCGACGGCGTCGCCGAGGCGGCCGAACTCGACCGCGCGGCCGTCGAGGAGGCCCTCGACGCGTTCGAGGCCGAGACCGACCGCGCCCTCGACTCCGGCTACAGCTCGAACCTCGTGGTGCACGCCTTCGCCAGGACCGCCAGGGCGACCGGGTTCGGCACCGAGCTGACCCGCCCCTTCTTCGCCTCGATGCGGGCGGACCTCCGCGAGACCGTGCACACGCCCGAGTCGTTCGAGCGCTACGTCTACGGCTCCGCCGAGGTCGTGGGGCTGATGTGCCTGCACGTGTTCCTCGCCGCCCCGGATGCAGGACACGTCGCGCCCGCGGCCCGTGAGCGCCTGGTCGCCGGTGCCCGGCGCCTGGGCTCCGCGTTCCAGAAGGTCAACTTCCTCCGCGATCTGGCGGCCGACGTCGACGGCCTCGGACGCAGCTACTTCCCGGGTGTCGACCCGCGCGCGTTCTCCGAGACGGACAAGGCGGTGCTGCTCGCCGACCTCGACGACGACCTCGCCGAGGCCGCCGCGATCATCCCGGAGCTGCCCCGGTCGAGCCGCCGGGCCGTCGTGCTCGCGCACTCGCTCTTCCAGGCGCTCGCCGACCGCATCCGCGAGACGCCGGCCGAGGAGCTGCTCCGGGCCCGCGTCAGCGTGCCGACGGCCACGAAGACGGCGCTCGCCGCCCGCGCCGCCGCGTCCACTCTCGCTCCGCGACTCGGCCGGGGACCGGCCCGCGCCTCCCGCTCGGCCTCCGGACCGCACCGCGCGGTCGTGATCGGCGGCGGCATCGGCGGACTCGCCTCCGCCGCGCTCCTCGCCCGCGACGGCTGGGACGTGACCGTGCTCGAGAAGCGCGAGGTCGTCGGCGGCCGCGCCGGCTCGTGGGAGCGCGACGGGTTCCGCTTCGACACCGGTCCGTCCTGGTACCTCATGCCCGAGGTCTTCGACCACTTCTTCCGCCTGATGGGCACGAGCGCCGACGAGCGCCTCGACCTGGTGAAGCTGGACCCGGGCTACCGCGTCTACAGCGAGGGCGTCGAGGAGCCGCTCGACGTGCTCGCCGACCTCGAGTCGAACATCGCCCTGTTCGAGAGCGTCGAGCCGGGCTCGGGCGAGCGGATGCGCGCCTACCTCGAATCGGCGCGCGACACGTACGAGATGGCCAAGCGCCGCTTCCTCTACACCAGCTTCGCGTCCTTCGTCCCGCTGCTGCGCAAGGACGTCCTCGCTCGCACGGCGACCCTCGGAAAGCTCCTGCTCACCTCGCTCGACTCCCTCGCCGGTACCGCGGTGACCGACACCCGCCTGCGGCAGATCCTCGGCTACCCGGCCGTCTTCCTCGGCTCCTCGCCGTACGACGCGCCGAGCATGTACCACCTGATGAGCCACCTCGACCTGGCCGACGGCGTGCTCTACCCGATGGGCGGATTCACGCGACTGATCGAGGCCGTCGCCGAGGTCGGCGAGGAGGCGGGCGTCACGATCCGCACCTCGTCGCCCGCCACGCGCATCCTCACCGCCCGCGCCCCCCGCGGCAGCCGTCGCGGTGCCGAGGTCGTCGGAGTGGAGTTCGAGGGCCCGGACGGAGTCGAGCGCCTGCCCGCCGAGCTCGTCGTCAACGCCTCCGACCTCTTCACCACGGAGCAGTCCCTCCTGCCCGACGAGCAGCGCACCTTCCCGCCGCAGTACTGGGAGGACCGCAATCCCGGTCCGAGCGCCGTGCTGATCCTCCTCGGCGTGCGCGGCGAGCTGCCGCAGCTCGAGCACCACACCCTTCTCTTCACGAAGGACTGGCGCGACAACTTCGGCCGTATCTTCGGCGAGAACCCCTCGGTGCCGGATCCCGCCTCCCTCTACGTCTGCCGTCCCAGCGCGACCGACCCGGGCGTGGCTCCGGACGGGCACGAGAACCTCTTCGTGCTCGTGCCGATCCCGGCCGACACCTCGATCGGCCACGGCGGAGTCGACGGCCAGGGTGACGCGCGGGTCGAGGCGATCGCGGACGCGGCCATCCGGCAGATCGCGACCTGGACCGGAGCGGCGGACCTCGCCGACCGGATCGTCGTGCGGCGCACGATCGGCCCGGCCGACTTCGAGACCGACCTCGGCGCCTGGCGCGGCTCGATGCTGGGCCCTGCGCACGTGCTCAAGCAGAGCGCGTTCTTCCGCGCCGGCAACGCGAGCGCGCACGTCGACGGGCTCCTCTTCGCCGGCAGCTCCACGATCCCCGGCATCGGCCTGCCGATGTGCGTCATCAGCGCCGAGGTCATGCTCAAGCGCGTCCGCGGCGACGTCTCGACCGAGCCGATCCCGGTGCGCGGCGCGCCCGACGCCCCGGTGGCTCCGACCGTCGGAGCCGAGGTGCGCGACGCCGTGCTCGCCGGCCCGGCGGAGTAGCCGGTGGGCGTCGTCTACCTGCTCGCGCTCGCGGTCTCGATCTCCGGCATGGTCGTGCTCGACAGGCGCTTCGGGCTGTTCTTCTGGAACGACGCCCGCCGGGCCGCGATCGTGCTGCCCGCGGGAGTCGTCTTCTTCCTGATCTGGGACCTGTTCGGGATCGGGCTCGGCGTCTTCTTCCGCGGCGAGACCCCGTACATGACCGGACTGCAGCTCGCCCCCGAGCTCCCGGTCGAGGAGGTCCTCTTCCTCACCCTGCTCTGCTACCTGTCGATGGACGTCCACGGGGTGCTCGAGAAGCGGGCGGAGGCGCGCGCGTGACCTACCTCCTCCTGAACACGGTCTTCCTGGCCGTGGTGCTGGTGGTCCTCGTGATCGCCCTGCGCCGCGGTCGGCTCCGCCTCGGCCCCCTCGCCGGCACGCTCGTCGTCCTGCTCGTGATGACGGCCGTCTTCGACAACGTGATGATCGGAGTCGGACTCCTGGTGGCCTACGACGACTCGCTCATCTCGGGGATCAGGATCGGCGTCGCGCCGATCGAGGACTTCGCCTACGCCATCGCGGCGGCCGTCGCGCTCCCGGCGCTCTGGTCGATCCTGCCGGCCCGCCGACGCACCACCGGGAGCACCTCGTGAACCGACTCCGCGCCCTCTTCGTCTCGAGCAGGCCCCTCAGCTGGGTCAACACGGCGTACCCCTTCGCGGCCGCCTACCTGCTGACCACCCGCGAGATCGATCTCGCCTTCGTACTCGGCACTCTCTACTTCCTCATCCCCTACAACCTCGCGATGTACGGGATCAACGACGTCTTCGACTACGAGTCGGATCTGCGGAACCCTCGCAAGGGCGGCGTCGAGGGCGCCGTCCTCGATCGGAGCGAGCACCGCGCGACCCTGATCGCGGCCGTCGCGACCAACGTGCCGTTCCTCGTCGCCCTCGTGATCCTCGGCTCGCCGGTCTCGTGGCTCGTGCTGGCGATCAGCGTCTTCGCCGTGATCGCGTACAGCGCGCCGGGACTGCGCTTCAAGGAGCGCCCGTTCGTCGACTCGCTGACCTCGGCGACCCACTTCGTCAGCCCGGCCGTCTACGGCATCGCGCTGGCCGGCACCACGGTGACCGGGCCTCTGGTGGCCCTGCTCGTCGCGTTCTTCCTCTGGGGAATCGCGAGCCACGCCTTCGGAGCGGTGCAGGACATCCTCGCCGACCGTGCCGCGGGCATCGGATCGATCGCCACGGTCATCGGGGCGAAGGCGACCACGCGCTTCGCGATCGCCGCCTACGTCGCGAGCGGCCTGCTGCTCCTGCTGCTGCCGTGGCCGGGGACGCTCGCCGTGATCCTGGCCGTGCCGTACGCGCTCAGCATCTGGCCGTACCGCTCGCTGAGCGACGCGGAGGCGGAGCGGGCGAACGCGGGCTGGAAGCGGTTCCTCGCGCTCAACTTCCTGACCGGGTTCCTGGTCACGCTGCTGCTGATCGTCTTCTGGCTCGCCACCTGAGGGTGACCCCGTCCGCTCAGAAGAGCTGGTGCGGAGCGACGATCAGCACGACGACGACCGCGAGGCCCGCGAGGAGCGCTGCGACGAGCAGCCCGTAGCCGATCCGCTTCGCGGTCTTCGCGATCCGGGTGCGACGAGGGACGCGGCGCTTCTTCTTGACGCGGATCGTCGCCGGGCGGTCGGCCGCCGGAGCGGGGGCGCCCTGCGCCGGAGCGGTGGGCCAGCCGTCGGCGGGACTCGTGCGAGGAGCGTCGACGGCCTGCTCGGCACTCCTGGTGTGCCGCTCGGGTCCGCGTCGTGCGGGATCCTCGTTCGTCGTCCGCCGTGCCATGCCGCTCCTCCGGGTCGCCCGCCGTCGTTCTGCGGGCGGGGGGCCGTCGGGGCGACGGCTCCGACACTCTAGGGCAGTGCCGCTCCTCGCGGCTCGGTCGGCGCGACCGGCGCCGCGGCGGGCGGGCGGCGCACGGGGAGGAGCAGGAGGAGCCCGACGCCGAGCACGAGCACGAGGCCGAGGATGCCCCAGTACTGCACGTTCGCCTCGTCGCCGCCCGAGGTCGCCGCGGCGATCGAGACGAAGGCCGCGAAGGCGGCCGGGGCGAGGAAGGACGCGGCGCGGCCGGTCGTGGCGTAGAGCCCGAAGATCTCGCCCTCGCGTCCCTCCGGGATCAGCCGCGCGAGGTAGCTGCGGCTCGCCGACTGAGCGGGGCCGACGAAGAGGCACAGCAGCAGGCCGAAGATCCAGAAGACGGTGGCGCCGCCGTCGTGCAGCACGAAGACCGCGGTGCCGCAGACGAGCAGCCCGACCAGCGAGGCGACGATCACGGTCTTGGGGCCGAGGCGGTCGTCGAGGGCGCCGACCGAGATGGTGGCGACTCCGGCGACCACGTTGGCCGCGATGGCGAAGAGGATCACCTCGCCGGCGGTGAAGCCGAACGTGCCCTGCGCGAGGACCCCGCCGAAGGTGAAGACGCCGGTGAGCCCGTCGCGGAACACGGCGCTCGCGATCAGGAACAGCACGGTGGTGCGGCTCTCGCGCCACAGTGCGGCGATCTGGCGGAACAGGGCGCGGTAGGAGGCGATCACGCCGACGCGCTCGCGCGAGCCCGCCCGCGCCGGCAGCTCGGGCACCGCGACCAGCACGGGGATCGCGAAGACGGCGAACCAGACGCCCGCAAGCAGGATCGAGACGCGGACGTCGAGTCCGTCCTCCCCGGTCACGCCGAAGAGCCCGACCTCGGGCGAGATGAAGCCGAAGTAGACGATCAGCAGGAGGACGATGCCGCCGACGTAGCCCATGCCCCAGCCGAAGCCCGAGACCCGGCCGATGGTGGCGCGCGTCGAGACCTGGGTGAGCATCGCGTTGTAGTTGACGCTCGCGAACTCGAAGAAGACCGTGCCGACGGCGAGCAGCCCGAGGCCCAGCCAGAGGTATCCGGGATCGGGGCGGACGAGGAACATCAGCAGGATGCACGCCACGACGACGGCGGAGTGGATCCCGAGCCACAGCCGGCGGCGTCCGCCGAGGTCGGCCCGGCGGCCGGTGATCGGAGCGATCAGGGCGACGACCAGCCCCGCCCCCGCGAGCGACCAGCCGAGCGCGGCCGAGACTCCGCTGGGGGTGCCGAAGAGGCCGTCGGTCGTGAGGTAGACCGTGAAGACGAAGGTGGTGACGACGGCGTTGAAGGCGGATCCGCCCCAGTCCCACAGGCCCCAGGCGAGGACGGGTCGACGGCCGGCGCGTTCGGTCATGCGCTCACCGTAGGGCGTGGAGGTGAACGGCGGGAAGCTGCCACCGAGAGTTGAGCCCGCTGGACTCAACTTCTCCGTTCCCGGCTTGACTCCAGGAACGGTCCGCGTAAACTTGAGCGTGCGGGACTCAACTCCCGCAGAGGTTTGCACCACTCACGTCAGCACCACTCACGACAACTGATCGACCGCCTTCACGGCCGGCCGGTCGCGAAGGAGAAACACGCTATGTCCCGTGCCGTAGGCATCGATCTGGGAACCACCAACTCGGTCGTGGCCGTCCTCGAGGGTGGCGAGCCCACCGTCATCGCGAACGCCGAGGGCTTCCGCACCACCCCGTCCGTCGTCGCGTTCACCAAGGACGGCGAGGTGCTCGTCGGCGAGACCGCGAAGCGCCAGGCCGTCACCAACGTCGACCGCACCATCGCGTCGGTCAAGCGCCACATGGGCACCGACTGGACCTTCGGGGTCGAGGAGAAGAAGTACACGCCGCAGGAGATCTCGGCCCGCATCCTGGGCAAGCTCAAGCGCGACGCCGAGCAGTACCTGGGCGACAAGGTGACCGACGCGGTCATCACGGTCCCCGCCTACTTCAACGACGCCGAGCGCCAGGCCACGAAGGACGCCGGCGAGATCGCCGGACTGAACGTCCTCCGCATCATCAACGAGCCCACCGCGGCCGCCCTCGCCTACGGCCTCGACAAGGGGAAGGAGGACGAGCTCATCCTGGTCTTCGACCTCGGCGGCGGAACGTTCGACGTGTCCCTCCTCGAGGTGGGCAAGGACGACGACTTCTCGACCATCCAGGTGCGTTCGACCTCCGGCGACAACCGCCTCGGCGGCGACGACTGGGACCAGCGCGTCGTCGACCACCTCGTCAAGCGCTTCAAGGACTCCACCGGCGTCAACGTGTCGAAGGACAAGATCGCCCGTCAGCGCCTCAAGGAGGCTGCGGAGCAGGCGAAGAAGGAGCTCTCCTCGAGCACCTCGACCAGCATCCAGCTGCCCTACCTCTCGCTCACCGAGAACGGCCCGGCGAACCTCGACGAGACGCTGACCCGCGCCAAGTTCGAGGAGCTCACCAGCGACCTCATCGAGCGCACCCGCAAGCCGTTCACCGACGTCATCGCCGAGGCGGGCGTCAAGGTCGAGGACATCGCGCACGTCGTCCTCGTCGGCGGATCGACCCGCATGCCGGCCGTCGCCGAGCTCGTCAAGAAGCTCACGGGCGGCAAGGAGCCCAACAAGGGCGTCAACCCGGACGAGGTCGTCGCCGTCGGCGCCGCCCTGCAGGCCGGTGTCCTCAAGGGCGAGCGCAAGGACGTCCTCCTCATCGACGTCACCCCGCTGTCGCTGGGCATCGAGACCAAGGGAGGGATCATGACCAAGCTCATCGAGCGCAACACCGCGATCCCGACCAAGCGGAGCGAGACCTTCACCACGGCCGACGACAACCAGCCGTCCGTCGCGATCCAGGTCTTCCAGGGCGAGCGCGAGTTCACCCGCGACAACAAGAACCTGGGCACCTTCGAGCTCACCGGCATCGCGCCGGCGCCCCGCGGCATCCCGCAGGTCGAGGTCACCTTCGACATCGACGCCAACGGCATCGTGCACGTGTCCGCGAAGGACAAGGGCACCGGCAAGGAGCAGTCGATGACGATCACCGGCGGCTCGTCGCTGCCGAAGGACGACATCGAGCGCATGGTCCGCGAGGCCGAGGAGCACGCCGCCGAGGACAAGGCCCGCCGCGAGGCCGCCGAGATCCGCAACAACGCCGAGACCCTCGCCTACTCGATCGACAAGCTGATCAAGGAGAACGAGGAGAAGCTGCCCGAGGACGTCAAGTCCGAGGTCCAGGGCGACGTCGATGCGCTGAAGACCGCGCTCGCCGGAGACGACGACGCCGCGGTGAAGACCGCGTTCGACGCCCTCAACGCCTCGCAGACCAAGCTCGGCCAGGCGATCTACTCGCAGGACCAGGCCGCGCAGAGCGCCCCGCAGGACGCTCCCGCCGACGGTGACAAGAAGGACGACGAGGACATCGTCGACGCCGAGGTCATCGACGACGACGAGCCGAAGGACGCCAAGTGACGGCCGGCGAGCAGGACCAGGAGCCGACCGAGGGCGCTCCCGAGCAGGAGCCGACCACCGGAGCCGAGGCGGCGCAGGCCGCTCAGGACACCGAGGGTCTGATCGAGGCCGAGGGCCCGGACGTCGAGACGACGCTCTCGGACGCCGACCTCTCGTTCCTCTCGGGCCAGTCCGACGCCGAGACGCTCGCTGCGGAGCACCTCGCCGACCTCCAGCGGGTCACCGCGGAGTACGCGAACTACCGCAAGCGCACGGAGTCGAACCGGCAGGCCGAGAAGGAGCGGGCCATCGGCGACGCGGTGAAGGTCATCCTCCCCGTGCTCGACGACCTCGACCGCGCCGAGAAGCACGGCGACCTGCCCGAGGGCGGCCCCTTCACCGCCATCGCGCAGAAGCTGCGCGGCGGGACCGAGAAGCTCGGTCTGGTGAAGACCGGTGCCGTCGGGGACCTGTTCGACCCGAACATCCACGAGGCGATCTTCCAGCAGCCCACTCCGGGCGCCGAGACCTCCACGGTCGCGGACGTCGTCGAGGCGGGCTACTACCTCGGAGGCACGCTCCTGCGCGCCGCCAAGGTGGTCGTCGCGGTCCCCGCCGACTGACACCCTCCGCACCACCGCGTGGGACCCCGCTCCTCCCGCCGCTCCCGGCGGATCCGGGAGCGGGGTCCCTCGCCGCACTCGACACAGGAAGAGGCACATGGCCAGCCAGGATTGGTTCGACAAGGACTTCTACAAGGTCCTCGGCGTGTCCAAGGACGTCTCCGCGGCGGATCTGAAGAAGACCTACCGCAAGCTCGCGCGGCAGTTCCACCCGGACTCGAACCCGGGCGACGCCCGCGCGGAGGCGCGCTTCAAGGAGATCAGCGAGGCGTACACCGTCCTCTCGGACGCGGATCAGCGCAAGGAGTACGACCAGATCCGCGCGATGGGCGGCGGAGCGCGCTTCACCGCGGGCGGACAGCCCGGCGGCTTCGATGACGTGTTCGGCAACGTCTTCGGCCAGGGCGGGCGCTCCGGATACAGTGCCCAGCAGGGCCCGCCTCCCGGCTTCGAGGACCTCCTCGGCGGGATGTTCGGCGGCGCCGGCGGCCGCTTCGGCCAGCCCAGCGGCGGGTACCGCGGCTTCGGCGGCCCGCAGAAGGGCGCCGACCTCACGGCCAGCACCACCATCGACTTCCTCACCGCGACCCGCGGCGACACCGTGCAGCTGCAGACCGGCGAGGGGCGACCGCTCTCGGTCCGCATCCCGGCCGGAGTGGCCGACCAGCAGAAGATCCGCGTCCGCGGCAAGGGGCGGCCGAGCCCCGACGGAGGCGAGCCCGGCGATCTGGTGCTCACCGTCGCCGTCCGCAAGCACCCCGTCTTCGAGCGCGACGGACTGAACCTCCGCGTGAACGTCCCGGTCACCTTCGTCGAGGCCGTGTTCGGCGCGACGATCGAGGTGCCGACCCTCGGGGGAGAGCCCGTCAAGCTGCGGGTCGCTCCCGGAACGCCCAGCGGACGCGTGCTGCGCGTCAAGGGGCGCGGCGTCGAGACGGGCAAGGGCACCGGCGATCTGCTGGCCATCGTCCAGGTGGCGGTCCCCGATCACCTGTCGGCCGCGGCCAAGGCCGCGCTCGAGGCCTACGCGGCCGCCGAGCCCGCCGAGAACCCCCGCGAGGACCTCCTGGAGAAGGCCCGCTACTAGAGCGCACGAGTGCGACGGGCCGAGAGGCCGGAGAGGAGGCGGTGGTGGACGAGAACACCCCCGTGTTCGCGATCGCGGTCGCCGCCGACCTCGCCGGCATGCACCCGCAGACCCTCCGGCAGTACGACCGGCTCGGACTCGTCCGGCCGACCCGCACCGCGGGCAAGTCGCGCCGCTACTCCATGCGCGACGTCGTCCAGCTGCGCGAGGTCGCACGGCTGTCCTCCGAGGGGGTCTCCCTCGAGGGCATCGCGAGGATCCTCCAGCTCGAGAACCAGGTGCAGTCGCTGTCCCAGCGGGTGCGCGAACTCGAGTCGGCCCTGGCCGACGAGCTCCTCAACCGGCCGGGGCGCCGCGTCTTCGCGGCGGGACTCGAGGGCGACGTGGTGACCCTGCGTCACGGCACGCGCGCGCAGCGTCGCACCGAGGTCGTCGTGTGGCGCCCGGTTCCTCGCCCGCGCGACGAGGCGGCACCGGACGACGACGAGCCGGACGGCCTGTGATCGGGGTACTCTGACCGTCGCGCCCGGCACCGTCGCCGGGTCGCCCGCCCGCTCGCCGCGGTCGCGGTGAGACGAGGAGGACCCGTGGTCGAGGACAACCAGCGAGACGACACCGTCGAGAGGCGGTCCGGGCGCGAGGCCGACCCCCAGGACGACGCGCGATCCGCCGATCGGCGCGCCCCCGTGGTCCCGGACAACGGCTACAGCCGCGAGTCCTACGCGATCCACGCCACCCGCACCGAGCTGCCGCTCTTCTCGAACGCGCTGCAGGGCAGCCGCGACGACGCCCGCTGGCTGTCCTCGCTCTCGAGCGTGCTCGGCTCCGGCGATCCCGAGGCCGCCGCTGTCGCGGCGCAGGCCGCGATCGAGCGCCGCCGGCGCCGGAGCGACGAGTCGGGCGCCTAGCGCCGGTCGCGCGAGGGCGTCAGTCGCGCGCCCGAGCGCTCACGTACCGCCGGTCGAGCCGCGAGCCGACGCGGCCCCTCGTCGCCCGCTGCAGCAGATCGGAGCCGCGCGCGAGCATCTCGCCGCCCAGCGGCAGACCGCGCACGAGCCCGCGCACCTCGACGCGCTCGGCGTCGGTGTAGCCGAGCAGCACGTAGAGGCCCACGACGGCCATGGCCGCGATCGTGGCCACCCTGCCGGGCAGCTGGTCGAGGATCCCGCCGTTGCCCTCGACGGGCTCGGCGAGGGTCACGCACATCAGGAAGATCGTCGCGTATACCGCGAGGTGCACGTGGACCGTCCTCCACGGGCGCGCGAGCGCGGCGACGGGCAGGATCCAGAGGGCGTACCACGGGTGGATCGCCGAGGACGCGGTCACGAACGCCAGCAGGGCGGTCGCGAGCCGCGCCACCGGATCGATCGAGCGGCGCGTCAGCATCAGCCACCCCGCGACGACTCCGGCGAGCGTGAGCACCAGCAGCTTCACGAGGGTGACGGCCGCGGCGGGGTCGTGCCCCGTCAGCTCGACGGAGGTCGAGACGAGGATCGAGACGAGCGACATCGGCGCGTACCAGTGCATGATCGTGCCGGGAACGATCATCGCCGCGACCCAGCCCACTCCGACTCCGACGGCGAAGCCCGCCGCCACGACGAGCCCGAGGGCGCCGAGACCCGTCCAGAGCCAGGCGCGCACCCGCTCCCGCAGGCTCGCGTCGCGCCGCAGCCAGAGCAGCGCGACCACCGGCAGGGCGATCACGGCGACCGGCTTCACCGCGATCGCCGCGCCCATCAGCACGACGGCGAGCACTCTACGGTCGGTGCTCGCATAGAACAGCGACGCGAGGATCAGCGCCAGCATCACCGAGTCGTTGTGCCCGGCGACGACGAAGAGGACGAGCGTGAGCGGATTCGCGACGACGGTCCACGCGGTCAGCGGGACGGAGAGGCCGCGCAACCGGGCCAGCCGCAGCGCGTAGACGGCCATGACGACGACTCCGGCCACCGACACGGCCCGCAGCATGGCGACCGAGAGCTCGGGGGAGGACCAGCCGGCCAGCTGGACCACGGTCCTCTCTGCCAGGAGGTACAGGGGGCCGTAAGGGGTCGGCGAATCGGCCCAGACGGGATCGACGCCGAGGATGAACCAGCCGGGCAGTGTCGCGACGCCGTTCGAGTAGGGATCGATCCCCTGGACCATCAGCCGCCCCTGCGCCACGTACGAGAACATGTCGCGGCTGAACAGGGGGACGGCGATCAGCAGGGGCGCGCACCACGAGAGCGCCGCGACGAGGATCGTGCGCAGCGCGCGCGGGTCCCCGCTCCGCGCCGTCGAGCGGAGCCGCAGCCACGCGAGCAGCAGGAGCAGTCCGCCGCCGAGCACGGCGATGGCGCAGATCTCGGTGAGGGAGGCGGTCGAGCGCAGGGTCGCGATGAGGGGCCACTGCCGGATCGGCGAGTCGCCGGGCAGGTACCCGACGCCGAGCGAGCCGACCAGGATCGCGCTGGAGGCGACCGTGCCCATCGCCAGCGGGGCGACGCGCGACGCGTGCTGCGCGAGTCGGCGGGCTCGGAGCGGGACGCGGGAGGTCCGCTCCGACGCCTCGACCGCGCCTGGTCGTCCGGTCGTCACCTGTGCAGCCATCGCAGCCACGCTAGGCGACCGCTCTTCGAAACGGATGGACGTGGCGTGAACGGTTGACCTCCGCCGTTCTCAGGCGCTAGTCGGCTCCGGCACGGCTTCGGCGAAGCGGAGCTGGTTCCCGAACGGGTCGATCACCTCGAGGGAGAAGCCGAAGGGCGTCCGGGTGATGCGCGGGTTCAGGTACGGGTAGGCCTTGGCGTCGAGCTCGGCGTGCAGCTCGCGCACCCCGCGCAGCGACACGTGCAGGGCCGCTCCGGGGCTGCCGTCGCGATGGTGCTCGCTGAGGTGCAGGCGCAGGCCCGAGCGCGACACCTGGAGGTAGAGGGGAGCGTCGCGGCCCGCGCGGTGCTCCCAGTCGACGGTGAAGCCGAGGTAGTCGACGTAGAACTCGCCCGCCTTTGCGACCGAGAAGATGCGCAGGATCGGGACCGCCGCCTCCATCCGCACCGCTTCGAGCCGCGAGGCCCCGCCCGGCGTCGACTCTTCCCGTGCGCGTCGTCTCGTCTCCACGGCACGAGGCTAGCCGTCGGCGCGGAGCGACGGCGGCGGCGGCCGTCTCCGAGCGCGGCGGGCTCGGCGGGCCGGGCGCGTCGCCGTCTCAGTCGACGAGATCCAGCAGCCGGAGGCGCTCGAGCGTCGCCACGCCCGCAGGCGGGCACCGGTGCGCGTC encodes the following:
- the mptB gene encoding polyprenol phosphomannose-dependent alpha 1,6 mannosyltransferase MptB, whose product is MAAQVTTGRPGAVEASERTSRVPLRARRLAQHASRVAPLAMGTVASSAILVGSLGVGYLPGDSPIRQWPLIATLRSTASLTEICAIAVLGGGLLLLLAWLRLRSTARSGDPRALRTILVAALSWCAPLLIAVPLFSRDMFSYVAQGRLMVQGIDPYSNGVATLPGWFILGVDPVWADSPTPYGPLYLLAERTVVQLAGWSSPELSVAMLRAVSVAGVVVMAVYALRLARLRGLSVPLTAWTVVANPLTLVLFVVAGHNDSVMLALILASLFYASTDRRVLAVVLMGAAIAVKPVAVIALPVVALLWLRRDASLRERVRAWLWTGLGALGLVVAAGFAVGVGVGWVAAMIVPGTIMHWYAPMSLVSILVSTSVELTGHDPAAAVTLVKLLVLTLAGVVAGWLMLTRRSIDPVARLATALLAFVTASSAIHPWYALWILPVAALARPWRTVHVHLAVYATIFLMCVTLAEPVEGNGGILDQLPGRVATIAAMAVVGLYVLLGYTDAERVEVRGLVRGLPLGGEMLARGSDLLQRATRGRVGSRLDRRYVSARARD
- a CDS encoding nucleotide exchange factor GrpE; the encoded protein is MTAGEQDQEPTEGAPEQEPTTGAEAAQAAQDTEGLIEAEGPDVETTLSDADLSFLSGQSDAETLAAEHLADLQRVTAEYANYRKRTESNRQAEKERAIGDAVKVILPVLDDLDRAEKHGDLPEGGPFTAIAQKLRGGTEKLGLVKTGAVGDLFDPNIHEAIFQQPTPGAETSTVADVVEAGYYLGGTLLRAAKVVVAVPAD
- a CDS encoding DnaJ C-terminal domain-containing protein, producing the protein MASQDWFDKDFYKVLGVSKDVSAADLKKTYRKLARQFHPDSNPGDARAEARFKEISEAYTVLSDADQRKEYDQIRAMGGGARFTAGGQPGGFDDVFGNVFGQGGRSGYSAQQGPPPGFEDLLGGMFGGAGGRFGQPSGGYRGFGGPQKGADLTASTTIDFLTATRGDTVQLQTGEGRPLSVRIPAGVADQQKIRVRGKGRPSPDGGEPGDLVLTVAVRKHPVFERDGLNLRVNVPVTFVEAVFGATIEVPTLGGEPVKLRVAPGTPSGRVLRVKGRGVETGKGTGDLLAIVQVAVPDHLSAAAKAALEAYAAAEPAENPREDLLEKARY
- a CDS encoding glyoxalase superfamily protein codes for the protein METRRRAREESTPGGASRLEAVRMEAAVPILRIFSVAKAGEFYVDYLGFTVDWEHRAGRDAPLYLQVSRSGLRLHLSEHHRDGSPGAALHVSLRGVRELHAELDAKAYPYLNPRITRTPFGFSLEVIDPFGNQLRFAEAVPEPTSA
- a CDS encoding heat shock protein transcriptional repressor HspR; the encoded protein is MDENTPVFAIAVAADLAGMHPQTLRQYDRLGLVRPTRTAGKSRRYSMRDVVQLREVARLSSEGVSLEGIARILQLENQVQSLSQRVRELESALADELLNRPGRRVFAAGLEGDVVTLRHGTRAQRRTEVVVWRPVPRPRDEAAPDDDEPDGL